Within the Kiritimatiellia bacterium genome, the region AAGACGGCGCCAGTCTTGATGAGGTTAAAACCGCGGCCGAAAAGGCGATTTTTAACACCCGCAGCATGGGCGTGGCCCTTACGTCCTGCATTGTTCCGGCGGCAGGCAAGCCCACTTTTAGTATTGCCGAGGACGAAATGGAATTCGGCATGGGTATTCACGGCGAGCCCGGCGTGGAACGGACAAAAATGAAGTCAGCCGATGAAATTGCCCAAATTCTGACGGAAAAGATTATGGCCGACCTGCCATTCCGGAAAGGCGATGAAGTTGCCGCACTGGTAAACGGCTTGGGCGCAACGCCGCCGGAGGAGCTTTTCATTCTCTGGAATAAAACCCACGACATTTTACTTGAGCACGGCATAAAAATCCACAGGTGCTACGTGGGCGAATATGCAACTTCAATGGAAATGGCCGGGTGTTCTATCAGTCTCTTGCGTCTTGATCAGGAGCTGAAAACACTGCTTGATGCGCCGGCCTGTTCGCCGTTTTTGAAAATGCAAGAATAGGCGCTGCAATAAAAAGGAGGATTAACCGCGAATTACACGGATGACGCTGATACCGGCAGTTGACAATCATTGATCGGCCGCCACAGACAGAACCTATCCGTGAAATCCGTGTCAGCGGTTGATTTTTTAAATGAAAACAAAATTATCCTTTCCGGAGTTCATTTTGCTCTTGGACAAAATATGCATAGAGATGGAAGCTGCCGGTGAAAAACTGGGGGAACTGGATGCGGCTTGCGGGGACGGCGATCTGGGAATGAATGTAATGCTGGGATTCAAGGCGGTCAGGGAAAATCTGCCCATGCAGGCCTCGGCGGATATTGGCGAAGTGCTCGTCAAATCCGGCCTGGCATTCGGCAAGGCGGGCGCTTCAACCTTTGGCGCGCTGTTATCCACCGCGTTTATCCGCGCCGGCGGACGGGTAAAAGGATTAAAAGAAATTGATTTGTCCGCCGTGGCCGGGATGATAAAAGCGGCGGTGGAAGGCGTCCGGGAACGGGGCAAAGCTCAGGCCGGGGAGCGGACCATGCTGGATGCCATGATTCCGGTTCAGGCGGCGGTGGAAAAATCCCTGCTGGAAAACAAGTCCCTTAAGGAATTCCTGGAAACGGCGGCAGTTGCGGCGGAGCAGGGCGCCGCCGCAACCGCCGATATGAAGGCAAAACACGGCCGGGCCGGCTGGCTGTCGGAAAGGTCAAAAAATATTCCCGATGCCGGGGCAACGGCGATGGCCGTTTTGTTCAG harbors:
- a CDS encoding dihydroxyacetone kinase subunit DhaK, which gives rise to MKKIINDPFNVVEETIAGILKAYPHHLKPVSGSNRALVRAAAPVKGKVAIVTGGGSGHLPVFLGYIGRGLCDGVAIGNVFSSPSAEAMLAATRTAHGGKGVLHLFGNYGGDKMNFDLAAELAGAEGIRVEQALVKDDIASAPPAEIDRRRAVAGLFFAYKIAGAKAEDGASLDEVKTAAEKAIFNTRSMGVALTSCIVPAAGKPTFSIAEDEMEFGMGIHGEPGVERTKMKSADEIAQILTEKIMADLPFRKGDEVAALVNGLGATPPEELFILWNKTHDILLEHGIKIHRCYVGEYATSMEMAGCSISLLRLDQELKTLLDAPACSPFLKMQE
- the dhaL gene encoding dihydroxyacetone kinase subunit DhaL — its product is MKTKLSFPEFILLLDKICIEMEAAGEKLGELDAACGDGDLGMNVMLGFKAVRENLPMQASADIGEVLVKSGLAFGKAGASTFGALLSTAFIRAGGRVKGLKEIDLSAVAGMIKAAVEGVRERGKAQAGERTMLDAMIPVQAAVEKSLLENKSLKEFLETAAVAAEQGAAATADMKAKHGRAGWLSERSKNIPDAGATAMAVLFRAAAKHAQLEQ